The genomic interval GTGAACAGGAAGAAAGAAGAAGCATTGTATGAAAAAATAAGACCGTTTTTTGATAAATTGGCTGATTGGCGTTCGGAGGCAAGAAGAGGAGCCTTATCGGAACTGATTTGGAAACTATATCGTGAAACATACTTCTATGATTTTGTAGGGGGATTACCAGCAGGAAATCAACGCCAGGCGAATTTGCGCGCACTTTATGATAGAGCTCGTCAATATGAAGAGACGTCTTTTCGTGGTTTATTCCGATTTCTGCGATTTGTTGAGCGAATGAGAGATCGTGGGAATGATTTAGGAGCAGCAAGAGCCTTAACCGAACAAGAAGATGTAATTCGAATTATGACAATTCACAGCAGTAAAGGCTTAGAATTTCCGTTTGTTTTTATGGCAGGCATGGGGCGCAATTTTAATACGATGGATTTAAGGAAAAACTTCTTGTTAGATAAGGATTTAGGCTTTGCTACGAAGTATATTGATGCGAAAAAGCGTATATCCTACCCATCCCTTCCACAAATTGCGTTTGCGAAAAAGAAAAAAATGGAGCTACTAGCAGAAGAGATGCGCGTATTATATGTTGCTTTAACACGTGCAAAAGAAAAGCTTATTTTAATAGGGGCAGTAAAGGATATAGAAAAGGCAAAGCAGAAATGGTCACAAATAGCAGGACATTCGAATTGGCTTTTACATGAATTTGATCGTGCACAAGCTAAATCCTATTTAGATTGGATTGGTCCAGCATTAGTGAGACATCGTGATAATACATGGATTCATTTAGAAAGCTGGAGTGAAAAAGGTGAAATTTCTTCCCATCCATCCAATTGGGAAGTGAGAGTTCTGCAAAAAGAAGAGCTTTTAACTCGATCAGTTGAGGAAGAGAAGAAGGAAGATGAATGGTTAAAGAGAGTAACAGAAGGAAAAAGAATAGAAAGTTCCTCTTCCTATCAGCAAGAAATAAGAGATACATTCTCTTGGTCTTATTCAGCGAAGGAAAGTACCTCTCATCGCTCTAAGCAGTCTGTATCTGAATTAAAACGCCAGGGGGAACTGCGAGATGCCCAAAGCGGAACAGATGTAGTGAAGGCATGGAAGCAAACCATATGGAATCGCCCTAAGTTTATGCAGGAAAAGAAATTAAGTCCAGCAGAAATCGGAACCGCCATGCATATGGTGATGCAGCATATAGATGTGAAAGAGGAAGTTACGGAAGCTACTCTAAACCAATTAATGGAAGATATGGTTAGAAAGGAATTATTAACAAACGACCAAGTAGAAGTCATTGATATTTCCTCTATATTATCCTTTTTCCAATCTCCGTTAGGAAAGAGAATGCAGCATGCACCAAAGCTTGTACGAGAAATTCCGTTTAATATTGCCTATCCAGCGAGTCGGGTCTATGCAGACTGGCAAGGAGAAGAAGAGCCAGTTCTCGTGCAGGGGATTATTGATGTATTTTTTGAAGATGATTTAGGCACTGTATTGCTTGATTATAAAACAGACTCGATATCAGCACGGTATAAAGGTGGATATGACGAAGCGAAGTCGATATTAGAATCGCGCTATAAAGTGCAAATAGAGCTTTATACAGAGGCATTGGAAAAAATCTTAAAGCGAAAGATAGAGGAGAAGTATTTATTTTTCTTTGATGGTGGACATGTGTTGAAGTTATAAGATGGTTTAAATAAAAACGTTCTGTAAAGAAAATAAAGGGTACCGTTTTCTGGTGCATTCATACTAAATGACACAAGAAAAAACGTATGAATTGGTGATTATCCAAAAAGTTAGAGTTTTAATTATGCGGCTGATTGGCTGGAATGAGTTCGATATTCAACAGGACTCATGCCAGCCAATTTTTCTTTTGAACGTTCCTGATTGTACAATGAAAAAAGACACTGTGCTGTTTTTTAATAAGGTGGTCGATAAAAAACCTTATCTGGGATTGAGAGGGTCTGCCACTAGTTGGCTGAGGATCACCTTAAGCATCAGAGCTGATAATAAACGGACAAATTCCGCTTAATTAGTAATTAATATAAAAAAAGCCTGAAATAGCCGGAGAAATTCCGCCTATTGGCTCGAAAACTACAAAAATGGGCGATTTTGTTGGGTATAATCGGAAAAAATACCCTTATTTACTCCGAAACAAGCTCCATTCTGTAGTTAACCGGAAAAACTCCGCTTATTTTACTTTCGCTTATTTCACCAATGTATTATTCTGTTCAAGCTTATTTTGCTAATTTGTATGGAAGTATCAGTCCTAGTCCATATATATGGTCGATGGTGACAGTTGGTGGAGTTGCTTTGTTAATAAATATAGTGATTGTGACTTTTCTTCATAAACCAATGCCGATAAGTACATTAGAAAAGAATGGTCAAAAGGAAGAAAGCGAGAATTCTGCTGAAATTACTGCTTAGTTTTGTTAAAATGAGGATATCTCTTCTTTAAGGAGCATGTAGAATGGCTATTCAGATTTTTATATTGAGTAAATTAATCGAAGAAAATACGTATCCTTATAAATTAAAAAAGCAGCTTTCAGATCCTATCCCACTTGACCAATTAGCTGGACTTACCGAAAGTAAATTGTATTATCACTTTGAATCCTTAATGAAGCAAGGATTAGTGGAGCCAGTCGAAATAATAAGAGAAGAACATCGACCAGATAAACAAGTATTTGCTATTACAGAAAAAGGCCGTCAAGCGTTGCCTGGGAAGATTTATACATTGTTTGAGAAGGCAGATGCAATCAGTGATATGTTCGTTGGATTAGCAAATATGAAGTATGTCGAGCGTGAGAAAGTGATAGACATTCTTAAGAAAAAAGTGAAAAAAATAACGGATCGTATGGAACAGATTATGGATTTAGAGAATGAGCTTGATGTCGATAAAGACAAAGAGAAATTTATTGAATTTATAAGTGAGTATATTTCTGCTAAAGCAAACCAAAAAACATATTGGTTAGAGCAGTTGATTAAACGGATTGAATTAGGTGAAATATAAAAAATAAATTAGTGAATGAAAAAGTCGTCTTTCCTTTTTAGAGAAGACGACTTTTTATGCTAGTTATTACCGGCTATCGGTTGATCAACGCTACTACTATTTGTATAGTTGCTGGAATTGACCGCATTATTTGTTATAACAAATGCTCCGTTATTTCCTGTACCTGAGCCTATTGTTGATTTTGAATTGTCTTTAGGGGAGATAAAAAGGGAATCTCCAAATTGCACAATTCCCGCTCCTGTATTGACAATTTGAATAGGACCTATTATTGCAGGCATGATTCTATCCTCCTTGTAAGAAAAAGTGGCAAGCTATCGATGGAATGCTGAAGAATAAATTTAGTTATTAGCAACAACTGGTTGATCAAGTAAACTAGTGTCTACATAGTTACTGGCGTTCAAGCCATTATTTGTAATGATAAATGCTCCGGTATTGGAGGTTCCCGAGCCTAAGGTTGCTTTGGAATTTCCTTTAGGAGAAATAAACAATGAATCTCCAAATTGGACAATTCCTTCCCCTACGTTAACAATTTGTACTGGACCTACGATTGCAGGCATTTTTTTACCTCCTTGTTTTGTATCTGTATTGTTTTGATACTATTTTTAATGTAGAAAAGCCTCGTTTATGGAGGTTTTGCTTTATTGTTCCTGTTCTGGTTCAACATTGGAAAAAGGTGACCCTGCAATATCTGTACCAGTAACAGAAACGGGACTTTGGGAGGTTGGTATATCTAATTGGCTAGGTTCATTTAATTGAATTAAATTGTTCCCAACCTCTGTTGCAATAGATTGCTCCATTTGGCGAACATGCTTAATTCTTGCCTCTGTATATATATGTCGACAATTGCCTATTTGCAATAAGGAAGAAGAAGAAATTCCTGTAATATTTATATGATGAACTTTTATAATGGGTTTAATATTTTCAAAGTGACAATCTACATTTTCTATTATTGGAATCAGTGGAATGGGTTCTCTAAAGACATCATAGTCTTCAAAAGCCCCTTCCTTTCCATAAAATAGCTCTCTCTGTCTTTGAACGGCTAATGCTCGTGAAACGGCCTTATGATAAGTGGCATCACCAATCTCTACAATCGAAGAAAAGGATACGGTATTGACATTGATTAAATCAACAACAGATGTACGCTGTAGCATGATTAAATTTTTGGATGCAGTGGAACAAATGGTCCAATTATTAGTGATTCAGCAGGTGTATCAAATGTAGAGGCCAATTGAATGGTTTGGGCATCTCCTACTAAGCAAATAGAGGAGCTGGCAACCCCAATGATATTAATATTTCCTACTTGAAGTTCTCGGTTGTATACTTGAAAATTCATTCTTTTCCACTTCCCCTCATGTTATCTGGTATATGGCTTAAAAATAAATGGACTCCATTTTCCATTTCTTCCTTTAAAGCTTGGATAATTGCTTCATTGGATAAATTTCTTCCGTTTTGTTTACGATTGGCTCCTTGTTGCAAATAATATTGAATTCTCGTTGGCATTTGCTTCGTAATATCCTCTTGAATAAAGGAAACGTATGATTCCTCTTCATGCATATTTAGTTCCTGTTGCTTCTTTCTAATAATATCTGGTAGTTCTAATTGGATAAATTGATTCATTTCTTCTTCTATATCCATCGACCGATTCATCATTTGCTTGGGATCAATGGGTGGATAGAAGGGTGCGTGTGGTTGATTAATTGGGGAATTCGGATTAATGGCAAGCTCTTCAATGTTACTTAAGTCTTCAGGATTAAGCCCGATATTTAATGTACCTTCTAGCGTCTCCACTTTTAATTGGTCAAAGCTGTAATCAATTCGGTCAATATGAACACTTGGTTTTTCTTTTATTGTTGTAATATCGTTGGTTAGGGTAGCCACTTGTTTTTCTAATTCCTTTATTCTTTTTTCAAGCAGCTGTAAATAATGGCGCATTTTTTCACTGTATTGGTAAAAATCATAAGACATTTCTATCCCCCCTTTTTTTCCTTATTGCAAATCTTTCCTATTTCCGAGGAGACTGCAAGGGAACTGCAGGCGAGAAAATGGTTTCTTCATCTGCTACATTGAGTCCAGGTTCATCTGGTTTTAATTCAGGAGCTGATTCTGTAAATCCTCCTGTATTATATAGATAGGAGGCGGGTTTAATAATACCTGCACTGCCTATTTGCAATACAGAGGAGTTGGAGATACCTCCAATTTTAAGCGTATTTATGACTATGGATTGTTGGATAAAATAATTCATTTACACATCACCTTTTAGTCTACTTTACGCATTAGCTGCAATCGGCTGATCTAGCCCATCGTTATCATACGTATTTGTAGAACTGCGATAGTTAGTAACTTTTAATCCATCACCTGTATTAAAAGAGCCTGATCCAGAAAAAGTTTTCGCATTAGAGATGGGCATCATTTTGTATACATCGCCAATATTAAAAATAGAGCTACCTCCTACTGAAATAACTTGAGCTACTCCAACAATTGCTGGCATATTCAACATCCTTTATACAATATTCTTATACATACTATGGAACTCAAACAAATTAGGTGATACATTCACCTAGATAGATAAATTCTTCTCCTAACTACTTTATTCTTATAAATGGTTGTACTATGACAAGAAATACATTAAGAAGGGAGAGCGTTCTTAGTAGAAGAAGTAATACCTTTTCCTACCTACTTGAAAATTTTAAGGAGAATCTACTTGATTAAATATTTTTTCTATTTGGAAAATTCTTAAAGAAAGTTTATAATTTTCTTAAAAGTTTAGGTAATAGTATGAAATAATGGGAGGAAGAGAAATGAAGATTGCAACGGTTTCATTAGAGGATAACGTCTTTGTGGGAGTAGTAGAGGAAATGGGGATATTAGCCTTAAATGATGTAGAGGAAAAGCGTACGGGAAGACGACCATATGCAGAAGAACTTATTACTTGTATAGAACAAGACAACTTTTTAGAGAATATCAAAAATCTAATCCAATGGGTAGAAGGACAACCGAATAAAGCTGACCTGTATATTCCGATTGAGAAGGTAACTTTTTTAGCGCCTATTCCGAG from Niallia sp. FSL W8-0635 carries:
- a CDS encoding PadR family transcriptional regulator → MAIQIFILSKLIEENTYPYKLKKQLSDPIPLDQLAGLTESKLYYHFESLMKQGLVEPVEIIREEHRPDKQVFAITEKGRQALPGKIYTLFEKADAISDMFVGLANMKYVEREKVIDILKKKVKKITDRMEQIMDLENELDVDKDKEKFIEFISEYISAKANQKTYWLEQLIKRIELGEI
- a CDS encoding spore germination protein; its protein translation is MPAIIGPIQIVNTGAGIVQFGDSLFISPKDNSKSTIGSGTGNNGAFVITNNAVNSSNYTNSSSVDQPIAGNN
- a CDS encoding spore germination protein is translated as MPAIVGPVQIVNVGEGIVQFGDSLFISPKGNSKATLGSGTSNTGAFIITNNGLNASNYVDTSLLDQPVVANN
- a CDS encoding spore germination protein GerPE yields the protein MLQRTSVVDLINVNTVSFSSIVEIGDATYHKAVSRALAVQRQRELFYGKEGAFEDYDVFREPIPLIPIIENVDCHFENIKPIIKVHHINITGISSSSLLQIGNCRHIYTEARIKHVRQMEQSIATEVGNNLIQLNEPSQLDIPTSQSPVSVTGTDIAGSPFSNVEPEQEQ
- the gerPC gene encoding spore germination protein GerPC, coding for MSYDFYQYSEKMRHYLQLLEKRIKELEKQVATLTNDITTIKEKPSVHIDRIDYSFDQLKVETLEGTLNIGLNPEDLSNIEELAINPNSPINQPHAPFYPPIDPKQMMNRSMDIEEEMNQFIQLELPDIIRKKQQELNMHEEESYVSFIQEDITKQMPTRIQYYLQQGANRKQNGRNLSNEAIIQALKEEMENGVHLFLSHIPDNMRGSGKE
- a CDS encoding spore germination protein GerPB, whose product is MNYFIQQSIVINTLKIGGISNSSVLQIGSAGIIKPASYLYNTGGFTESAPELKPDEPGLNVADEETIFSPAVPLQSPRK
- a CDS encoding spore germination protein, which encodes MPAIVGVAQVISVGGSSIFNIGDVYKMMPISNAKTFSGSGSFNTGDGLKVTNYRSSTNTYDNDGLDQPIAANA